The genomic DNA CGGTGATGGGAGTGGAAAACTGGTCCAACGGCTGGCTACCATCGGTCTATCAAGGAACAGTGATCCGGCCGACCGAACCGCGAATCCTCGACCTAACTCCGCCAGCTCACTTGAAGGGAAAAGCCCAAGCGCGAGCGCTCGAATTTCTGGAGCAATTGAACGAACAGCATCGCGCCCAGCGACCGGGGCAACACGATCTGCAAGCTCGGATCGCCAGTTACCAATTGGCGGCGAAGATGCAAGTTGCCGCGACCGATGCGATGGACCTGAGCCAAGAGAGCCGGGCGACTCAGGAAATGTATGGGATGCACGAAAAGGAGACCGCCGATTACGGCAGCCGTTGCCTGATCGCTCGACGATTGATCGAACGGGGCGTCCGTTTTGTGCAGGTCTACACCGCGAACCAATTGTGGGACAGCCACGGCGGCATCATCAAGGGCCTTCCGGCCGCGTGTCGCAAGGTCGACCGACCGAGCGCCGCGTTGGTGCGGGATCTAAAACAGCGCGGCCTGCTCGATTCGACCGTCGTCCACTGGGGCGGTGAGATGGGGCGATTACCTGTCGTGCAAAACGATGCCGGACGCGCTAAATACGGTCGCGATCACAACACCCACGGATTCAGCATGTGGGTCGCCGGCGGCGGCTTTAAAGCCGGCCACGTGCATGGCAAGACCGATGAGTGGGGTCACAAAGCGATCGAAGATGTCGTCAACCACTTCGACTACCACGCCACGCTATTGCATTTGTTTGGCCTGGATCACGAGAAGTTGACGTTCCATCGCGCCAACCGCGACCAAACGCTCACCGATGGCCAACCGGGCCAAGTGATCCCAGGACTGTTGGCTTAAGCACGTCGTATCATATTTTCTCGTTGCAGCGCGAGCGTACCCCGCCGCGCGTCCTTCCAAAAGGCGTGGCGATGTCCACGCAGTGAAACCGCTTGCTGTAAAGCCACCGGCTCCAAGGCATTCAACTGGCACGTAGTCTCGACATTCCCCGTGCTTTGGCTTCTTGTTTTGCATTGTGCTTCATTCGACAACAATGACAAAACTGCCTGTCCCCCAGTTTCCGCTGGAGTGAAGGCTTCAGCCGACCGCGCGCATCGTTTCAATGAAGGCCCAAAAAAATTGGGAAGAAAAAATTGGAAGTAAAAATTGGGGACAGGCATACTTTGGCCGGGCGTCACGATTGAGGGACAGCCACATTTTGCCAGGCCTCTCGGGTTGTCCCCTTCTGCGTCCTTGGCGATCTCCACGTAGTGAAACTGCTTGCTGAAAAGCCACCAGTTCCATGGCTTTCAACAGAAACGCAATCTCGGCATTCCCGTGCTTTGGCTTCTAGCTTTGCATTGTGTTTCATTCGATAACAATGACAAAACTGCCTGTCCCCCAATTTCCGCTGGAGTGAAGGCTTCAGCCGACCGCGCGAATGACAAAACTACCTGTCCCCCAATTTCCCTCCAGTATATGGCTGTCCCCAAAATTGATTGTTAGCCGCTTTAATCATTCGCTTTATCGATTAA from Rosistilla oblonga includes the following:
- a CDS encoding DUF1501 domain-containing protein codes for the protein MTKLPNIDSVSARRHFMASSAMSVGSLAMAWMNQQEAKANPQQPNLEPLSFDTLPKQPHHPPKAKAMISLWMQGGPSHHDMFDPKPEMVKHDGEDFPDEIKYDDAANASSKIFASPWKFSPQGECGMELSELIPHTGSIADEICLIRSTKTGVNNHGQSIRALQTGRITAGRPSLGSWLNYGLGSEADNLPAFLALIDPGQLPVMGVENWSNGWLPSVYQGTVIRPTEPRILDLTPPAHLKGKAQARALEFLEQLNEQHRAQRPGQHDLQARIASYQLAAKMQVAATDAMDLSQESRATQEMYGMHEKETADYGSRCLIARRLIERGVRFVQVYTANQLWDSHGGIIKGLPAACRKVDRPSAALVRDLKQRGLLDSTVVHWGGEMGRLPVVQNDAGRAKYGRDHNTHGFSMWVAGGGFKAGHVHGKTDEWGHKAIEDVVNHFDYHATLLHLFGLDHEKLTFHRANRDQTLTDGQPGQVIPGLLA